One Indicator indicator isolate 239-I01 chromosome 21, UM_Iind_1.1, whole genome shotgun sequence DNA segment encodes these proteins:
- the FSHB gene encoding follitropin subunit beta, which produces MKTINCYVLLLCWKAICCNSCQLTNITIAVEREECEFCITVNATWCSGYCFTRDPVYKYPPVSSVQQTCTFKEVVYETVKIPGCGDHPESFYSYPVATECHCETCDTDTTDCTVRGLGPSYCSFSQNGSNQ; this is translated from the exons ATGAAGACAATTAATTGCTACGTGCTGTTGCTTTGCTGGAAAGCAATTTGTTGCAATAGCTGTCAACTCACCAATATTACTATAGCAGTGGAAAGAGAAGAATGTGAATTCTGCATTACAGTGAATGCCACATGGTGCTCAGGATACTGCTTCACAAGG GATCCAGTATATAAATATCCACCAGTATCTTCTGTTCAGCAAACGTGTACCTTCAAGGAGGTTGTGTACGAAACAGTGAAGATCCCTGGCTGTGGTGACCATCCCGAATCTTTCTATTCCTACCCAGTAGCTACAGAGTGCCATTGTGAGACCTGTGATACTGACACCACTGACTGCACTGTAAGAGGACTGGGGCCATCCTACTGTTCCTTTAGTCAGAACGGAAGTAACCAATGA